The DNA region ACCTACATTCATCCGATTCGCGGTTTTGTCGCTCAAAGGCACTCTAGTGTGTCGTCGCttttgctacattttaaatacatttcttaaaaaaagaacGAAAAATAGATGGATTGTTGTCAGGAGAAAGCCTGTGGTCGCTCCATCAGTCAAAGTTCACGGTCGACGGCCTCGAGGCATCCCGGTCAGGCCTGGCGGGGGGGCGGTCGCCGCTAGCTTCAGTCCGTCACACTGTAGTCGCAATGTTGTGTTTACTGACTGGGAGGTTTAAGCTTGATAAAGTGGGCCTGCGGTTTCTTCTATCGGTTCTGTGAACAAAACAAAAGGGAAGACTGTTCATTATGATCAAATCAAAATTGATCGaggggcaaaatgtcattgtcataGCTTAgatatgaggaaaaaaacaccaaattatgcagaattttaaaaaataagttaccgtattggcccgaatataagacgaccctgattataagacgaccccctctttttcaagactcgtttgaaaaaagactttttgaacaccaaatttttatacagaaaataatacatcagtacatctgaaacaaatgattataacaatatatttgagagaaaaagcatgttattttgcctcattcaaatcttaatatctgaacatttaaatatgtaaactaaagtgcaataacattcgtaaattaatggcttctggtttttgaaatgtaaataaacccatcaattgtgataaaacaacaaaattgcaataactgcattaaccatcaaagcgaggtctaaatgtaactagtcttgagacaaatctgaataaggaaaaacattgcaataaaataatgcaaactggtgaaacttgagagtagctgagatctgtcatgacagaacatcacttcaatgatatctggcgccatctagcgtcgtgaatgggtaaaatgtctagaccccgaatataagacgactcccactttttcagtcttttttttaatgcaaaaaaacacagtcttatattcgggccaatacggtacttatacaagggtttatttttttttttttaggaaaattgtattttccagactataggtcacacttttttttttttttttttaatttggaaaaatgtgaaaaacatcttatatgtatctctttccaacactaaatctgaataaatacattgaacacacacactattttttttttttttgcgcttcttcgcggtttttcacttatcacggcgggttctggtccctgtTAACCACAAAGCACGAGGGATCACTATCGGCGAATATATCGACTGAAGAATTGATTTCGTATCATCATAAAACTGATCATTAAAAGCCTTAGTGTGCGTTTTTCTAGTCTCCAACAAAATCTCACATCGGCGTACCTCGTAGAGGAAGTTTTTGTGCTTTGCGGCGATGCACCATCACCCCGATAATGAGGGCGGCGCCCACTAGCACCACTGCCAGCACAGAGAAGCTGCTAATGGCTGCTAACTTCCACACGTCCGGCGTCTCTTCCACCACTTTACCTAGCGTACAAAAACATACAGTAATTAAAAacgtgaaaaacaaaaaaaatgatttccAAAAACTGGCATCTTACATGTGTTACACAAAGGCGTCTTTGGGTACTGCTTGCAAGACGCGCACGGCATGCACCCGTCCAGGTCGGAGCTCCAGAATTCTGAGATCCCGCACTGACCTATGAAACCACAAGACAAAAACATCAGCTTATTTTCTTATAAAATAGAATCCGACACAGCCGTGGTTGGGTGAACATTAGGAATTTGTGTGATACCTTGACTTAGGATCTAGGTTCGAACAAATTAAACTCATGACTCAAATGTATTCGTAAAGTGCTGCTTTGACTTACGAATGGCAGTGACTGTCCTGGACCATGCATGGTCATTACTACTTTTACAATGGATATAATTGGATATAATACTTTAGCTCCCATTGACGGCAGTAACGAATGATCGCtggcagccctcccagtcaaaatggattggccgtctatcgccgtcaatggtaggcAATGTGTTAAGTGTTGCCTTGATTTAcgaatttaccgtaattttcggacaataagccgctacttttttccgtcattttgcatcctgcggcttatttgttgatttgagtttataggtaacactttatttgacaacagcgtcataagattgccataagaccgtcataatcatgacatgacattatcatgggcattaatgaatgccgatgtcattaagtgtcatccggcaaattatgtcactaactccatttatgtcttatgatcctttacatccattcaaaagtgagataatttgccggatgacacaaaattatgtcataagcgttcattattgctcatggtagtgtcatgtcatagttatgatggtcttatgacagtcttaaggcGTCACTGCTaaataaggtgttaccaaattccataactagcaattaatgaaacaactagaacagtaaccgaagaaataattagcaaaaaacattaattttgattgttatttacatctgcagcgctgcaatgcatgctaggaggcatgttggacgacaataatgttttttttgttttgtttttttaacctgtcctgttcagctgtttgacacggggaatggaagtctaagtgcccggatagtctgaacagttttaatgtttcacattgagagtctgacatactccctttgtgatcattcaacatacctcatttattatgacaaaacagcgaacaggaagggaaggggttatgggggaacaaaagAATCACatgagaagaaacacaaacaacaagaaatacattgaacgcctaactacactaactaccaatatgttggtgctatcgtcagctaaatgtatttccggttaacACCATGTGGggtgcctgttgaccagggaaagagggggaagaaggtgggggagtctataagctaagtgatagaaaggagtagagtgtacacaaatcatctctgtgatctagaacccagtaatcgtgtgaatcccttgtgagtgtaaggccgttggcgaccgaccctacaccgCCTCAAcagcaatcccggcaccgggacccccccgcCCAAGCGCGCCCAATAACATCCAGCCGCGCGCAAGCCCCGCCGGGCACGCAGCAGCCACGCAGGCGAGCaaagacgccacgcgggcgccaacacagggccagccagcccggggaccacccgcgcgcccatctaccggccctcggggatggcaagaggggacgcaccaccaaccccacgcccgtaCCCAACCCcatccgcccacccgggccacgagccgccgccgcagccccccagccgACATGGCACGCCATggggcccccagcggcccaccaagcccagggcagggcagggtcccccaccgtagcaggcaacatccagacGATATTccgccgcccagccagcgatccgCGGCAGAGCACAGGGCGCATACCCAGTTAGAGAagggaggggaaggcggaggcaggagaacgccgtgGGGCGATGCGAGACCAGAGCCCCgacctcccgcggccggcagcccaggcggagaggaggccacgcctcgggagccatgccatagaaaaacgtgtgggatccacctaccaccctatttgtgttcccggctggcagccataacccagcaccgtgatgggattgtgaggggtgGGTAGTgctatgtatgcattaaaataggagatctTGCTTTGGGGcaatgggaccgcagcatggaaatTGAGCCCAGCTGCCCGTCCCACCACCCTTTGCCAAagttctcctgtggagtatgatgtgtgtggtgcgttaaaaaaaggtgcagggatggtagGGCCTGCCGTGAGCAGGTAACCGTGaggcaccccccccccaccaggtcccaaccatcccacaaccttggtgtgtgatgcattataAACAGGGGGGAGCCAGGCCAGGACTGTATGGCCCCGACCCAACTCCCCCCGGAGAAATGAATGAGTATGTCAGTGCtagggtgaaagatatttacagtgctgaAGTGAGGAGTGCGTGACTTAAGAGGTAGGCTCCagtgggcgtggccccgtccaccagagcaaccggccgcagggcgggagaagcaccagggccccgatcaacccccgccccagaccacccacggctcaCCCGCAACCGCCCACCCCTCCCCCCACCGCCCAAGCACCCACCctgcaccccgagcaggcgctgCGCCAGCAAGAAACTGCAAGCCCCACGAGGCCCCGCCGACGACCCCACCGGCAGGAGGGCAGCGGCAGCCGCCGCGGCCCACGGGGGCAGACAGGGCCGGAGACAGACTAAGGGGACGGAGGCACAACCCACCCCACACCCCCAGGCCAGGAGGGACACGCAGTATGACACCCGGGGGCACCTCCCCCCTGgacgacaacaatgttgacagcaggtggcagcagaggttgattgtctcccccaagggagcggtgatggccaaatgaagcatcttgaagcaatgaagctttgcagccaatctttcaatgcttcatggtggttgatttggttttatgacggtcttatgatgccgcagtcatataaagtgttactgcTTAATATATTTTAgtgtgaatatcccataatacagtgaagacagctgcggcCTACAGTCCAGTGCgcctagtgtgaaaattacggtcgTTTATTTGGTGATCGAACTCTTAAATTAACCTGATTTGCTCATAAAGTCTGCCCTGATTTATGAGTTCAACATACGTTTTTGCTCATAACTCCCAACACTGCCACGATGGAGCACTTGTAAGTCAAGGCAGCACTGTAGTACAAGTATATTAAGCACCATGTGGTTTCGCCCTAACGTCATTTCTCCGGTATGTTGCCTGCCTTGAGTTTGTCATGAAGAATGTCGGCAAAATGCTGGAAATCGTTCGCTCAGAAGGCAAAATTTCTGAGATGATCGGACCAAGTGAAGGCGTGTTCGCTTCCTTTGGTGTGTTTGCGTGTCTTCCACTTTGAGAAGGGAGAAAACAAGTCTGTTGGGAAGATGAAAACAAGATGGGCCTCGAACGGAAAAGCTTCCTTCCCGCTGCCGACACGACGGGAGGCTTTGTTTGTTTTCGGTACGCACGCGCGCACGAGACCAGCACTTTTAATGTGTGCGTGGAAGAGCAGCGCTCATCAAAAGATTGTTGTATTTGTTTTCCTTAATCAAATTGTTTGGATTCTCATCTCATTAATGGTTGAAACTAATTTTCGAATAATTAGATCATGGCACACAAACGAACTAATCAAGTTGAGATTTGAGAAGTCAAATGAGCCTTTCTGATTGGTCCAAAATAGCCTACGGTAGCAGAGGATCCAAATTCTATGAAAACAGATTCCATTACTTACAACTTCGAGTTAGTTTAGCTACAACTAAAAATGAACTTTGGTACAACGAAAAGTATTTTTCCAAcaactaaaaagtattttcctacgactaaagatgtcccgatcga from Corythoichthys intestinalis isolate RoL2023-P3 chromosome 21, ASM3026506v1, whole genome shotgun sequence includes:
- the si:rp71-1c10.7 gene encoding tumor necrosis factor receptor superfamily member 12A is translated as MDSHPFSAICGLFLALISAFDGAYAQKSQCGISEFWSSDLDGCMPCASCKQYPKTPLCNTCKVVEETPDVWKLAAISSFSVLAVVLVGAALIIGVMVHRRKAQKLPLREPIEETAGPLYQA